In a single window of the Hoyosella subflava DQS3-9A1 genome:
- a CDS encoding TetR/AcrR family transcriptional regulator, translating into MNRPSSFATKRRSELFDELLALFLAEGFAHLTLDEIAGRLRCSKSTLYTLAGSKEQLVRAVTVHYFRGATDSIEAQITGVRGARDRIVAYLSGVGAVLTPASDQFMADLDAFAPAREVYEQNTRIAARRVQALITEGVTAGEFRDVHAAFAADLVATMMVRIQQGGVRQTTGLDDARAYRELASILTAGISA; encoded by the coding sequence CGCGACGAAGCGGCGCAGCGAGCTTTTCGACGAGTTGCTTGCCCTGTTCCTCGCAGAGGGCTTCGCGCACCTCACGCTGGACGAAATAGCTGGCCGGCTGCGCTGCTCCAAGTCGACGCTCTACACACTGGCTGGCAGCAAAGAGCAACTCGTCCGCGCCGTCACGGTGCACTACTTCCGCGGAGCTACCGACAGCATCGAAGCGCAGATCACAGGCGTCAGGGGAGCGCGCGACAGAATCGTCGCATACCTCTCTGGTGTGGGAGCCGTGCTCACGCCCGCGTCAGATCAGTTCATGGCAGATCTCGATGCGTTCGCTCCAGCCCGCGAGGTATACGAGCAGAATACGAGAATTGCCGCGCGGCGCGTGCAGGCGCTGATCACTGAAGGCGTTACCGCCGGCGAGTTCCGGGACGTACACGCCGCATTCGCCGCCGACTTGGTCGCCACAATGATGGTGCGTATCCAGCAGGGTGGAGTGCGTCAGACGACGGGACTCGACGATGCCCGCGCCTATCGGGAACTCGCGTCGATCCTGACTGCGGGAATCAGCGCGTAG
- a CDS encoding dipeptidase — translation MSRKPWRVSDEVLTRAVELNRDSLTVDMHTHGRSIVPEALRMAAERVFPVPRDPLANLAAGAVNVAVVTAIGDPIGTAWRPRSAWSGVREQLARARGEGADAAISVITEAVSLPAADSTVIVLGVEGSDVVGDDPSRLSELHEMGVRLLGLVHYRDNGIGTISTSLAGKRGSRAVRSGRRTAGLTPLGREVISEMNRLGMVVDLAHADRATTIAACEQSNAPVISSHTAAASVKEFPRYIGDDEAEAIADTGGLVGLWPMRLRDAAMVDLDDFARHASHLADLIGPEHLCIGTDMNGVVSYAHGFGGSKDFPMLAAALLQAGFASGEVAAILGANAQRVLAKVLSTGNGTP, via the coding sequence ATGAGCCGGAAACCGTGGAGAGTGAGCGACGAGGTGCTCACGCGGGCCGTCGAACTGAATAGAGACTCGCTGACAGTCGACATGCATACGCATGGGCGGAGCATTGTGCCCGAAGCGCTGCGCATGGCCGCCGAGCGCGTCTTCCCGGTTCCTCGCGACCCCTTGGCGAATCTCGCCGCAGGGGCAGTGAATGTCGCGGTCGTTACGGCCATCGGGGACCCGATCGGGACGGCATGGCGTCCCCGTTCAGCGTGGAGCGGGGTGCGCGAGCAGCTTGCGCGCGCACGCGGTGAAGGCGCTGACGCAGCGATATCGGTTATCACGGAGGCTGTCAGCCTGCCCGCTGCCGATTCGACTGTCATTGTGCTCGGCGTCGAAGGCTCCGACGTCGTGGGTGACGATCCTTCTCGGCTGAGCGAACTGCACGAGATGGGTGTGCGCCTGCTCGGCCTCGTCCATTACCGCGACAACGGGATTGGTACCATCAGCACGTCTTTGGCCGGCAAGAGGGGAAGCCGCGCCGTTCGGTCGGGCCGCAGGACAGCAGGCCTGACGCCCTTGGGCAGGGAAGTCATAAGTGAGATGAACCGACTCGGCATGGTCGTGGACCTGGCTCACGCTGACCGGGCCACCACGATCGCCGCATGCGAGCAGTCGAACGCGCCTGTGATCAGCTCTCACACTGCAGCGGCGTCAGTGAAAGAGTTCCCCCGTTACATCGGCGACGACGAGGCCGAGGCCATCGCTGACACCGGTGGACTTGTCGGCCTGTGGCCGATGCGGTTGCGTGACGCCGCCATGGTCGACTTGGACGATTTTGCCCGCCATGCGTCGCATCTGGCAGACCTGATTGGCCCGGAGCATCTCTGCATCGGGACGGACATGAATGGCGTGGTGAGTTATGCCCACGGATTCGGTGGCTCCAAAGACTTCCCCATGCTTGCGGCCGCGCTGCTACAAGCAGGGTTCGCGTCAGGTGAGGTCGCTGCGATTCTGGGAGCCAACGCGCAGCGCGTGCTGGCCAAGGTGCTGTCAACTGGGAACGGTACGCCGTGA
- a CDS encoding dienelactone hydrolase family protein — protein MDDIRIDAPAGTIDGAFEKPDGEGPWPGVVVVHDLLGLSTDARNITRRFADAGFLAVAPDLYARGGKVRCVQRVMREMLMRRGNAVDDILAARDALTARPDCSGKVGVVGFCLGGGFALLMSPKGFGAAAPFYPSIPPLYDSVVTGGCAIVASYGKRDPLNPGNAGRLRTVLERKGIEHDIKVYANAGHSFANDVPVQPVARIVGFGYDAEATEDAFARTFAFFHKHLAEN, from the coding sequence ATGGATGATATTCGAATTGATGCGCCAGCCGGGACGATCGACGGCGCATTCGAAAAGCCGGACGGTGAGGGACCGTGGCCGGGCGTAGTGGTGGTACACGACCTACTGGGATTGAGCACTGACGCTCGCAACATTACCCGGCGGTTCGCCGACGCCGGGTTCCTCGCCGTTGCACCCGACCTCTATGCACGAGGCGGCAAGGTCCGTTGTGTCCAGAGGGTGATGCGCGAGATGCTGATGCGCCGAGGCAACGCCGTGGACGACATACTCGCCGCCCGCGACGCGCTCACCGCGCGCCCGGACTGCTCCGGCAAGGTCGGGGTCGTCGGATTCTGCCTCGGTGGAGGATTCGCACTTCTCATGTCTCCTAAAGGTTTCGGTGCTGCAGCCCCGTTCTATCCGTCCATCCCGCCGCTGTACGACAGCGTCGTTACGGGTGGTTGCGCGATCGTCGCGAGCTACGGAAAGCGTGATCCTCTGAACCCTGGCAACGCTGGCCGGCTCCGGACAGTGCTTGAGCGCAAGGGCATCGAGCATGACATCAAGGTGTATGCCAACGCTGGCCACAGCTTTGCTAACGATGTTCCAGTGCAACCGGTCGCCAGGATCGTGGGCTTTGGATACGACGCCGAAGCAACCGAAGACGCGTTCGCACGCACCTTCGCCTTCTTCCACAAGCATCTCGCAGAAAACTGA
- a CDS encoding AurF N-oxygenase family protein, which produces MTLTDEQVYAERLQTLSEGSVHISFDPYKDIDWDNPDWAVDPTDTRWILPKVDPLGSHAWYLSQPVEKQIAIGMWRQANVARVGLHFEQLLIRAFMQYMVRLENNDPAFRYITHEAAEECNHTLMFQEMVNRIGADVPGMDPISRKLTLAIWPAVSFFPELFFVMILGGEEPIDHLQKEILRGGDTIHPMLTRIMQIHVAEEARHISFAHEYLKLNVPKANFAKKAALSVATPIVMRLMAEMLAAPPAQFRREFDIPDSVIEELYWNSNQGKDTLRRIFADVRALSENIGLMNPVGRLAWRLCGIDGRASRYRGEPGRMLAKRDAFTELPRTA; this is translated from the coding sequence ATGACTCTCACCGATGAACAGGTATACGCTGAGCGACTTCAGACTCTGTCCGAAGGTTCCGTTCACATCAGCTTCGACCCTTACAAGGACATCGACTGGGACAACCCGGACTGGGCCGTCGACCCCACCGACACCCGATGGATCCTGCCGAAAGTCGACCCGCTTGGCAGCCACGCATGGTATCTGTCACAGCCAGTTGAGAAGCAAATTGCGATCGGAATGTGGCGCCAGGCAAACGTCGCCCGCGTCGGACTGCATTTCGAGCAGCTGTTAATCCGGGCCTTTATGCAGTACATGGTCCGCCTCGAAAACAACGACCCGGCGTTCCGGTACATCACGCACGAGGCTGCCGAAGAGTGCAACCACACCCTGATGTTCCAGGAGATGGTGAACCGCATCGGCGCAGACGTGCCCGGCATGGACCCGATCAGCCGCAAGCTGACCCTTGCGATCTGGCCCGCCGTGTCGTTCTTTCCCGAGTTGTTCTTCGTGATGATCCTCGGCGGTGAAGAGCCGATCGACCACCTGCAGAAGGAGATCCTTCGCGGCGGCGACACGATTCACCCAATGCTCACCCGGATCATGCAGATCCACGTGGCCGAAGAGGCGCGGCATATTTCGTTCGCACACGAGTACCTCAAGCTCAACGTGCCGAAAGCGAACTTCGCCAAGAAGGCAGCGCTCTCGGTGGCTACTCCAATCGTCATGCGGCTCATGGCCGAGATGCTCGCGGCGCCGCCAGCGCAGTTCCGCAGGGAATTTGACATTCCGGACTCGGTCATCGAGGAGCTCTACTGGAACAGCAATCAGGGAAAGGACACGTTACGGCGAATCTTCGCCGATGTCCGTGCACTGTCCGAGAACATCGGGCTCATGAACCCCGTGGGGCGACTCGCCTGGCGGCTCTGTGGCATCGACGGCCGCGCATCGCGCTACCGAGGCGAACCCGGCCGCATGCTCGCCAAGCGTGATGCCTTCACCGAGTTGCCCAGAACGGCTTAG
- a CDS encoding DUF1490 family protein, with product MIHGVLLGKALGTVVTGVVGVAAYNGARWVAKKTPTREIAVSATALGIKGARKAEEGAENVRLTAADIVAEARGRVGEEAPPPPSHPAGHGHAH from the coding sequence GTGATTCACGGCGTGTTACTCGGAAAGGCGCTGGGAACGGTCGTCACTGGTGTTGTCGGCGTCGCGGCATACAACGGCGCTCGATGGGTCGCCAAAAAGACACCCACCCGTGAGATCGCAGTTTCCGCAACGGCGCTGGGCATCAAGGGCGCGCGTAAGGCCGAAGAAGGCGCAGAGAACGTGCGTCTCACGGCCGCCGACATCGTTGCCGAGGCCCGCGGCCGAGTGGGGGAGGAAGCCCCGCCCCCACCGAGCCACCCCGCGGGCCACGGTCACGCGCACTAA
- a CDS encoding heavy metal translocating P-type ATPase, whose product MMGDPSAEVHAPADGLVIRSNSAGRMRVTVPWVYRSPARAVAVENAVEVVHGVRAVHVYPRTSSLVVWYSANRVDAETILHAVSETSDVERHAAPPRAPYSAEVSTGDLTRMALGGAALALLGIRRYVLRRPPVLGPASRTFATGVTIVTGYPFLKGAVRSLTKSRVGGTDTLVSAATVASLLLRENVVALTVLWLLNIGEYLQDLTLRRTRRAISDLLSGAQDTTWIQTPDGQEVRVDIDTVRVGDRVVIHEHIALPVDGVIIDGDGIIDQSAITGEPLPATVGKGAVVHAGSVLMRGEIVVEARAVGKDTAIGRIISRVEQAQSDRAPIQTVGETFSRRFVPASFLLAGATLVLTRDVRRAMTMLLIACPCAVGLSTPTAISAAIGNGARRGILIKGGSHLELAGKVDVIVFDKTGTLTVGRPVVTNIVSFHPDWNPSQVLAYAASSEIHSRHPLAQAVIRSTEERRIVIPPHEQCEVLVGLGMRTWADGRTLLLGSPALLENENVKVSEEALSWVARLRSGSETPLLLAVDGELVGLVSLRDEVRAEAPGVLDALRTSGVERVIMLTGDHPDTAAAVARELGIREWRAGVMPDEKLDLIEGLKREGHTVAMIGDGTNDAPALAGAHIGIAMGISGTDVAVETADIALATDDLRRLIDLRELGTHTVDVIRQNYGMAITVNAAGLLVSAAGALSPVLAAILHNASSVAVVGNSSRLIRYRLADHPATIARSSMTTSPAASHSARSIAAVSAHP is encoded by the coding sequence ATGATGGGCGATCCTTCGGCAGAGGTGCACGCGCCAGCTGACGGGCTGGTTATCCGATCGAATTCGGCGGGCCGCATGCGCGTAACCGTTCCGTGGGTGTACCGGAGTCCGGCGCGGGCGGTTGCAGTTGAGAATGCAGTCGAGGTCGTGCACGGTGTACGCGCGGTTCACGTATACCCTCGAACGTCATCGCTCGTCGTGTGGTACTCGGCGAATCGCGTTGACGCTGAAACGATCCTCCATGCAGTCTCAGAAACCAGCGATGTCGAACGCCATGCCGCGCCCCCGCGCGCTCCATATTCCGCGGAGGTCAGCACTGGAGACCTCACACGGATGGCGCTGGGCGGTGCCGCCCTTGCGCTGCTCGGGATCCGCAGATATGTCTTGAGGCGCCCACCGGTTTTGGGACCGGCCAGTCGCACGTTCGCTACCGGAGTCACGATTGTCACTGGCTACCCCTTCCTCAAGGGCGCGGTCCGTTCGCTGACGAAGTCCCGCGTGGGCGGCACGGACACGCTGGTTTCGGCAGCGACCGTAGCAAGTCTCCTGCTGCGTGAGAACGTCGTGGCACTTACAGTGCTGTGGCTGCTGAACATCGGCGAATACCTTCAGGACCTGACACTTCGGCGCACACGCCGGGCGATCTCCGATCTGCTGAGCGGCGCGCAAGACACAACGTGGATCCAGACGCCCGATGGTCAGGAAGTGCGAGTCGATATCGATACCGTGCGAGTCGGGGATCGTGTCGTCATTCATGAGCACATCGCGCTGCCCGTTGATGGTGTGATCATCGACGGTGACGGCATCATCGACCAATCCGCGATAACGGGTGAGCCACTTCCCGCGACCGTGGGTAAGGGTGCGGTCGTGCATGCAGGCTCGGTTCTGATGCGGGGCGAGATCGTCGTCGAGGCGCGCGCTGTCGGCAAGGACACCGCGATTGGCCGCATCATCAGCCGGGTTGAGCAGGCTCAATCGGATCGCGCCCCGATCCAGACAGTCGGCGAAACCTTCTCGCGCCGATTCGTGCCAGCCTCCTTCCTGCTCGCGGGCGCAACGCTCGTACTGACGCGAGACGTACGGCGCGCGATGACGATGCTCCTGATCGCGTGCCCGTGCGCGGTTGGTCTCTCCACTCCCACCGCAATTTCTGCGGCTATCGGCAACGGTGCGCGCCGTGGGATCCTCATCAAGGGCGGGTCACACCTCGAGCTTGCGGGCAAGGTTGACGTCATCGTCTTCGACAAGACGGGGACGCTGACCGTCGGCCGGCCCGTCGTGACGAACATCGTGAGCTTCCATCCTGACTGGAATCCCAGCCAAGTCCTTGCCTACGCAGCGAGTTCTGAAATTCACTCGCGTCATCCGCTCGCACAGGCAGTCATCCGCTCCACCGAAGAACGACGCATTGTCATCCCACCGCACGAGCAGTGCGAAGTGCTCGTCGGCCTCGGCATGCGCACCTGGGCTGATGGCCGCACTCTGCTGCTCGGCAGCCCCGCGTTGCTCGAAAATGAGAACGTTAAAGTCAGCGAGGAAGCTCTCAGTTGGGTGGCGCGCCTGCGGTCAGGGTCGGAAACACCGCTCCTGCTGGCTGTCGATGGCGAACTTGTGGGGCTTGTCAGCTTGCGGGACGAGGTGCGCGCCGAAGCGCCCGGCGTCCTCGATGCGCTTCGAACTTCGGGTGTCGAACGCGTCATCATGCTGACCGGTGATCACCCCGACACCGCGGCCGCTGTCGCGCGCGAACTCGGTATCCGCGAGTGGCGCGCGGGCGTGATGCCGGACGAAAAACTTGATCTCATCGAGGGCCTCAAACGGGAAGGTCACACGGTCGCCATGATCGGCGACGGAACCAACGATGCGCCCGCCCTCGCAGGCGCCCATATCGGCATAGCTATGGGGATTTCAGGAACTGACGTCGCGGTGGAAACGGCGGACATCGCGTTAGCTACAGACGATTTACGCAGACTCATCGATCTCCGTGAACTCGGCACCCATACTGTCGACGTGATTAGGCAGAACTACGGGATGGCGATTACCGTCAATGCCGCCGGACTGCTGGTCAGCGCAGCAGGCGCACTCTCACCCGTCCTCGCCGCAATCCTGCACAACGCCTCATCAGTGGCCGTGGTGGGCAACAGTTCTCGACTTATCCGGTATCGCCTCGCGGATCATCCCGCCACAATCGCGAGATCTTCGATGACAACTTCACCCGCAGCATCGCATTCCGCAAGATCGATCGCGGCGGTCAGCGCCCACCCGTGA
- a CDS encoding DEAD/DEAH box helicase, with protein MLLPDEIPNQPEVIYDAFEAWAGEQGLTLYPAQEEALLEIVSGSNVILATPTGSGKSLVATAAHFTALVQGSRTFYTAPIKALVSEKFFALCEVFGAENVGMMTGDAAVNASAPIICATAEILANIALREGVDANVGQVVMDEFHFYSEPDRGWAWQVPLIELTGAQFLLMSATLGDVSFFEKDLKQRTGRNTVHVTGAERPVPLVFSYAMTPIHETIEELVGTHQAPVYVVHFTQAAALERAQALTSISVASREDRDRIAETIAGFRFTTGFGRTLSRLIRHGIGVHHAGMLPKYRRLVERLAQEGLLKVICGTDTLGVGINVPIRTVLFTGLTKFDGTRNRMLRAREFHQIAGRAGRAGFDTTGSVVVQAPDHEVENARALAKAGDDPKKRRKVQRKKAPEGFVNWSSQTFEKLVAAEPEPLVSRFRVTNAMLLNVISRPGNCFTAMRHLLEDNHEARPAQRKLIRRAIAHYRGLLNAGIVDRLPEPDEQGRWARLTVDLQRDFALNQPLSPFALAAIELLDRDSPTYALDVVSVIESTLDDPRTLLLAQQHAARGQAIGEMKADGIEYDERMELLEDITWPKPLEELLFPAFEMYRAGHPWVAEFSLSPKAVVRDMVEKGMTFSDLISTYSLNRSEGLVLRYIADAYRALRQTVPADARDSELEDLTEWLGELIRQVDSSLIDEWEQLVNPDAKPTDQRAFTDDSARPITANSRAFRVMVRNAMFRRVELAARGRWAELADLGDLSSEEWASSFDPYFDEYGDIGTGPAARGPALFQVAEQPGRWEVRQILDDPEGDHGWALTAAIDLAECDAAGEVVIEDLAIVAG; from the coding sequence GTGCTGCTTCCTGACGAGATCCCCAACCAGCCCGAAGTCATCTACGACGCGTTCGAAGCGTGGGCTGGTGAACAAGGTCTCACACTGTATCCCGCACAGGAAGAAGCGCTGCTGGAGATCGTGTCGGGTTCCAACGTCATCCTCGCCACACCAACCGGCTCTGGCAAGTCACTCGTGGCTACGGCAGCGCACTTCACCGCCCTTGTCCAAGGTTCGCGCACGTTCTATACCGCCCCCATCAAAGCACTGGTCAGCGAGAAGTTCTTCGCCTTGTGTGAGGTTTTCGGCGCCGAAAACGTCGGCATGATGACTGGCGATGCCGCCGTTAACGCTTCTGCCCCAATTATCTGTGCCACGGCAGAGATCCTCGCCAACATCGCGCTCCGCGAAGGCGTCGACGCCAATGTCGGACAGGTAGTGATGGATGAATTCCACTTCTACTCAGAACCTGACCGTGGGTGGGCGTGGCAGGTCCCGCTCATCGAGCTCACCGGTGCGCAGTTTCTGCTGATGTCCGCCACGCTCGGCGACGTGAGCTTCTTCGAGAAGGACCTGAAACAGCGTACGGGCCGCAACACGGTGCATGTGACGGGCGCGGAACGCCCAGTGCCGCTGGTGTTCTCCTATGCGATGACGCCGATCCACGAAACGATCGAAGAGCTCGTTGGCACCCATCAGGCACCGGTCTATGTTGTTCACTTCACGCAGGCGGCGGCGCTTGAACGCGCCCAGGCCCTCACCAGCATCTCCGTGGCGAGCCGCGAGGATCGTGACCGAATCGCCGAAACAATCGCGGGCTTCCGGTTCACCACAGGTTTCGGGCGAACCCTGTCACGGCTCATCCGGCACGGCATCGGGGTGCACCACGCGGGGATGCTGCCGAAGTACCGTCGGCTCGTCGAACGTCTCGCTCAAGAGGGGCTCCTGAAGGTGATCTGCGGGACAGACACTCTCGGCGTTGGCATCAATGTTCCCATCCGAACAGTGCTCTTCACCGGCCTGACAAAATTCGATGGCACACGCAACCGGATGTTGCGTGCGCGGGAGTTCCACCAGATCGCGGGGCGTGCAGGCCGAGCGGGATTCGACACCACGGGCAGCGTCGTCGTTCAGGCACCTGATCACGAGGTAGAGAATGCACGAGCGCTAGCCAAGGCAGGGGATGACCCCAAGAAGCGCCGGAAGGTACAGCGCAAGAAGGCTCCCGAGGGTTTCGTCAACTGGAGCAGTCAGACATTCGAGAAGCTCGTCGCAGCGGAGCCAGAGCCACTCGTGTCACGTTTCCGCGTCACAAATGCGATGCTGCTGAACGTCATATCGCGGCCTGGCAACTGCTTCACCGCGATGCGGCACCTGCTTGAGGACAACCATGAAGCCCGCCCTGCCCAGCGCAAATTGATCCGCCGCGCAATCGCCCATTATCGGGGTCTTCTCAACGCAGGCATTGTGGATCGGCTTCCCGAACCGGATGAGCAGGGCCGCTGGGCTCGACTCACGGTCGACTTACAGCGCGATTTCGCGCTGAACCAGCCGCTCTCGCCTTTCGCGCTGGCAGCAATTGAACTGCTCGACCGAGATTCACCTACATATGCTCTCGATGTCGTTTCGGTCATCGAGAGCACACTCGACGATCCGCGCACATTGCTTCTCGCTCAGCAGCACGCAGCACGCGGCCAGGCAATCGGTGAAATGAAGGCCGACGGTATCGAGTACGACGAGCGCATGGAACTGCTCGAGGACATCACCTGGCCCAAGCCGCTTGAAGAGCTTCTCTTCCCAGCGTTCGAAATGTACCGAGCCGGGCATCCTTGGGTAGCGGAGTTCAGTCTTTCCCCGAAGGCTGTCGTGCGTGACATGGTCGAAAAAGGCATGACGTTCTCCGACTTGATTTCGACGTATAGCCTGAACCGCTCAGAGGGTCTCGTCCTTCGCTATATCGCTGATGCCTACCGAGCACTGCGCCAGACGGTCCCCGCTGATGCTCGCGATAGCGAGCTCGAGGACCTCACGGAGTGGCTCGGTGAGCTGATTCGTCAGGTCGATTCCAGTCTGATCGACGAGTGGGAGCAACTGGTCAACCCCGATGCGAAACCAACAGATCAGCGCGCTTTCACAGACGACTCAGCGCGCCCGATAACCGCGAATTCGCGCGCGTTCCGGGTAATGGTGCGAAACGCCATGTTCCGCCGAGTGGAGCTCGCTGCTCGCGGACGGTGGGCCGAGCTTGCTGACCTGGGCGACCTCAGTTCGGAAGAGTGGGCCTCGTCATTCGATCCCTATTTCGACGAGTATGGCGACATCGGAACTGGCCCGGCCGCACGCGGACCCGCACTTTTTCAGGTCGCAGAGCAGCCGGGGCGGTGGGAAGTCCGGCAGATACTCGATGACCCCGAGGGCGATCACGGGTGGGCGCTGACCGCCGCGATCGATCTTGCGGAATGCGATGCTGCGGGTGAAGTTGTCATCGAAGATCTCGCGATTGTGGCGGGATGA
- a CDS encoding alpha/beta fold hydrolase: MAALPFRALRPVPDAEPTVSYRVIHGYRRAYRIAGSGPAILLLHGIGDNSSTWTDIIPHLAKSFTVIAPDLLGHGLSDKPRADYSIAAYANGMRDLLSVLEIDRVTVIGHSLGGGVAMQFTYQYPQLVERLILVGAGGITRDVSPLLRLVSLPGAAKLIEIFRLPGIVYAVGALGKALKPMSPHFHDTPDLLRILSDLPDPVNRAAFLRTLRSVVDWRGQVVTGLDRCYLAEAMPVQIIWGEHDNVIPVAHAHLAHAAMPGSRLEIFKSSAHFPFHDDPMRFLSIVEEFIASTAPHTFDNVRWKRLLNRGISDSSIIGNSWTRSAVFHAMGSSERSAT, translated from the coding sequence GTGGCCGCCCTGCCCTTTCGCGCTCTGCGACCGGTTCCCGACGCGGAACCGACGGTGTCGTACCGCGTTATCCACGGTTACCGCCGCGCCTACCGGATCGCTGGCAGCGGACCCGCAATTCTGCTTCTCCACGGCATTGGTGACAACTCGTCGACGTGGACCGACATCATCCCGCACCTCGCAAAGTCCTTCACCGTCATCGCCCCTGACCTTCTCGGGCATGGGCTCTCGGATAAGCCGCGGGCAGATTATTCGATCGCTGCATACGCGAATGGCATGCGTGATCTGCTCTCTGTTCTGGAGATTGACCGTGTCACCGTCATCGGTCATTCACTCGGCGGTGGCGTCGCCATGCAGTTCACCTATCAGTATCCGCAGCTCGTAGAACGACTCATCCTGGTCGGGGCGGGAGGGATCACACGCGACGTGAGCCCCCTGCTCAGGCTGGTATCACTGCCGGGAGCGGCCAAACTGATCGAGATTTTCCGTCTCCCCGGAATTGTGTACGCGGTAGGCGCGCTCGGCAAAGCGCTGAAGCCCATGAGCCCCCATTTCCACGACACTCCGGATTTGCTGCGCATACTTTCGGATCTGCCGGACCCCGTGAACCGAGCGGCGTTCTTACGGACTCTGCGTTCCGTTGTTGACTGGCGAGGGCAGGTCGTCACCGGTCTTGACCGCTGTTATCTCGCCGAAGCGATGCCTGTTCAGATCATCTGGGGTGAGCACGACAACGTCATTCCGGTCGCTCACGCCCACCTCGCGCACGCCGCCATGCCAGGTTCCCGCCTCGAAATCTTCAAGAGTTCCGCGCATTTTCCCTTCCATGACGACCCCATGCGGTTTCTGTCGATCGTGGAAGAGTTCATCGCGTCCACAGCTCCACATACTTTCGATAATGTGCGCTGGAAGCGGCTCCTCAACCGCGGGATCAGCGATTCATCGATCATCGGCAACTCGTGGACCCGCTCCGCCGTTTTCCACGCGATGGGCAGTTCCGAGCGAAGCGCGACGTAA
- a CDS encoding transglutaminase-like domain-containing protein, with protein MSAFLQQPGQHAVPRRDVYSRIEMEVQQPARIFAQIAVAEHPGAELTEKLVITRDGQPIEPQVIQTPHRGRLHRFRSHPGHVVIEYSASITGQADTVAAEPLDDALYLRPSRYAESDELLAKAYEEFTGVKEPRAIFSAITEWVSTHLSYVPGSSGPSDGAGTTLLHRQGVCRDYAHLTTALLRALDVPARVVGVYAPGISPMDFHAVTEALVDGEWIVADSTRLGPRQSMVRMVTGRDAADTAFLSTYEGFVDLKSTRILATVDGDLPVDDHTATMQLR; from the coding sequence GTGAGCGCATTCTTGCAGCAGCCTGGTCAGCACGCGGTACCGCGTCGTGATGTGTACTCGCGGATCGAAATGGAGGTCCAGCAGCCCGCGCGAATCTTCGCTCAGATCGCGGTCGCTGAACATCCCGGCGCGGAACTGACCGAGAAGCTCGTCATCACTCGCGATGGGCAACCGATCGAGCCGCAGGTCATTCAGACCCCCCACCGTGGGCGGCTGCATCGGTTTCGTTCTCACCCTGGCCACGTCGTGATCGAATACTCGGCGTCGATTACCGGGCAAGCTGACACGGTGGCCGCCGAACCACTCGACGATGCGCTGTATCTGCGGCCAAGCAGATACGCGGAATCGGACGAGTTGCTCGCCAAGGCATATGAAGAGTTCACCGGTGTCAAAGAGCCACGTGCGATCTTCAGCGCGATCACCGAATGGGTCTCAACGCACCTTAGCTATGTGCCCGGTAGTAGCGGCCCCTCCGATGGCGCTGGCACCACGCTCCTGCATCGGCAGGGCGTGTGCCGCGACTACGCACATCTCACCACGGCGCTGTTACGTGCGCTTGACGTGCCCGCGCGGGTTGTCGGCGTCTACGCCCCAGGCATCAGCCCGATGGACTTCCACGCTGTTACCGAGGCACTGGTCGACGGTGAGTGGATCGTCGCCGACTCGACTCGGCTCGGCCCGCGACAAAGCATGGTCCGGATGGTCACTGGCCGTGACGCGGCCGACACTGCATTTCTGTCGACCTACGAGGGTTTCGTCGACCTGAAATCAACACGCATACTCGCCACCGTCGATGGCGATCTCCCCGTTGACGACCACACAGCCACGATGCAGCTCAGGTAA